A single genomic interval of Sphingopyxis sp. CCNWLW2 harbors:
- a CDS encoding GNAT family N-acetyltransferase, with the protein MTTITLARDEDVGELTLFASNSFTHTFGHIYDPADLAAFLAGWNPPERLRAQIADPAWAIALAHDDAGAITGFIKMGPIDFDLPEGQPLEDATELHQLYVGEAAKGTGIAAALTDWGIAWARERASILYLSVFTENPRAQAFYRRYGFVDVGRNAFRVGNHIDEDRIFRLDL; encoded by the coding sequence ATGACCACCATCACTCTCGCGCGCGACGAAGATGTCGGCGAACTGACCCTGTTCGCGAGCAATTCCTTCACCCACACGTTCGGGCATATCTACGACCCCGCCGACCTCGCGGCCTTCCTCGCCGGCTGGAATCCCCCCGAGCGCCTCCGCGCACAAATCGCCGACCCCGCCTGGGCGATCGCCCTCGCCCACGACGACGCCGGCGCGATCACGGGCTTCATCAAGATGGGGCCGATCGATTTCGACCTGCCCGAAGGCCAGCCGCTCGAAGACGCAACCGAACTCCACCAGCTTTATGTCGGGGAGGCCGCGAAGGGCACAGGCATCGCCGCGGCGCTGACCGACTGGGGTATCGCATGGGCGCGCGAACGCGCGTCGATCCTCTACCTTTCGGTCTTTACCGAAAACCCCCGCGCACAGGCCTTTTACCGCCGCTATGGCTTTGTCGATGTCGGCCGCAACGCCTTCCGCGTCGGCAACCATATCGACGAGGACCGCATCTTCCGGCTCGACCTGTGA
- the pgeF gene encoding peptidoglycan editing factor PgeF, producing MSAPFASAATLAGVAHGFFGRRGGVSAGELASLNCGLGSRDDPALIAENRLRVAAATLPGAVLTGLYQVHGNRCVIVDADTDLAARPEADALATRTPGILLGILTADCVPVLFADREAGVVGAAHAGWKGALAGITDATLDAMESLGASRANIAVAIGPCIARASYEVDENFVQRFVADDPANERFFAAGKPGHAMFDIAAYVAARLAAAGVTRIAIGGQDTYAEADDYFSYRRACHKGENTYGRQLSVIGLAGG from the coding sequence GTGAGCGCGCCCTTTGCAAGCGCGGCAACGCTGGCGGGCGTCGCGCACGGCTTTTTCGGCCGGCGTGGCGGCGTGTCGGCGGGCGAGCTCGCCTCGCTCAACTGCGGCCTCGGTTCGAGGGACGATCCGGCGCTGATCGCCGAGAACCGGCTGCGCGTGGCGGCAGCGACCCTTCCCGGCGCCGTACTGACCGGGCTCTACCAGGTGCATGGCAATCGCTGCGTGATCGTCGATGCCGACACCGACCTCGCCGCGCGGCCCGAGGCCGATGCGCTCGCGACGCGGACGCCCGGTATCTTGCTCGGCATATTGACCGCCGACTGCGTCCCGGTGCTGTTCGCCGACCGCGAGGCCGGAGTCGTCGGCGCGGCGCATGCGGGCTGGAAGGGCGCACTCGCCGGGATTACCGACGCGACGCTGGACGCGATGGAAAGCCTCGGCGCCAGCCGTGCCAATATCGCGGTCGCGATCGGCCCCTGCATCGCGCGCGCCTCCTATGAGGTCGACGAGAATTTCGTGCAGCGCTTTGTGGCCGACGATCCCGCAAACGAGCGCTTTTTCGCAGCTGGCAAGCCCGGCCATGCGATGTTCGACATCGCCGCCTATGTCGCGGCGCGGCTCGCCGCGGCGGGCGTGACGCGAATTGCCATCGGCGGACAGGACACCTATGCCGAGGCGGACGATTATTTCAGCTATCGCCGCGCGTGCCATAAAGGGGAAAACACCTATGGCAGGCAATTGTCGGTGATCGGACTGGCGGGAGGATAA
- a CDS encoding SLC13 family permease, whose translation MTRTRWLGLIGGLVVFCIMLLAPAPAGMETTAWRVAALTVLMAIWWMTEALPLTVTALMPFLTVPAFGVMDANAIAKEYYSPILFLILGGAFLALAIERVGLHRRLALALLKRAAPTATGLLFAFMTATALLSMFISNTSTALIMIPIALAVVRAGGVQEGETGGFAGAVMMGIAFAASIGGLGTLVGSPTNAIAAGLIEKALGLRISFLDWAIYGVPIVLLSTPIAMGILARVQRLADHPFDGTAAAAALGNQAIWSTAERRVVPIFLVVLVAWIAQPWLEPMLPKGALTDGTIAVAGSLLLFILPDGTGRPLLLWKEADRAPWGVIMMFGGGLALAAAITASGLAAWLGAVLAPLGSVPTIVLAATIVALTILITEFASNVATASGIMPVLAALIAATGVDPVLLALPVAMAASWGFMLPSGTGPNALAWATGHIALPRILKAGFALDIIGVPLLIGVIWSIAMIG comes from the coding sequence ATGACGCGCACGCGCTGGTTGGGGTTGATCGGCGGGCTCGTCGTCTTTTGCATCATGCTCTTGGCTCCGGCACCCGCCGGGATGGAGACCACCGCCTGGCGCGTCGCCGCGCTGACCGTGCTGATGGCGATCTGGTGGATGACCGAGGCGCTGCCGCTCACCGTCACCGCACTCATGCCCTTCCTCACCGTGCCCGCCTTTGGCGTGATGGATGCGAATGCGATTGCGAAGGAATATTATTCGCCGATCCTGTTCCTGATCCTCGGCGGCGCCTTTCTGGCGCTCGCGATCGAGCGCGTCGGGCTGCACCGGCGGCTCGCACTCGCGCTTCTGAAACGTGCCGCGCCGACCGCGACCGGCCTGCTCTTTGCCTTTATGACGGCGACCGCGCTGCTCAGCATGTTCATTTCGAACACCTCGACCGCGCTGATTATGATCCCGATCGCGCTCGCCGTCGTGCGTGCGGGCGGCGTGCAGGAAGGCGAGACCGGCGGTTTCGCAGGCGCGGTGATGATGGGCATCGCCTTTGCCGCCTCGATCGGCGGGCTCGGCACACTCGTCGGCAGCCCGACCAACGCCATCGCAGCGGGACTCATCGAAAAAGCGCTGGGACTTCGCATCTCCTTTCTCGACTGGGCGATCTACGGTGTCCCCATCGTCTTGCTGTCGACCCCGATCGCGATGGGAATTCTCGCGCGCGTTCAGCGGCTTGCCGATCATCCCTTCGACGGCACGGCCGCCGCCGCCGCGCTCGGCAATCAGGCGATCTGGTCGACCGCCGAGCGCCGCGTCGTCCCGATCTTCCTAGTCGTGCTCGTCGCGTGGATCGCGCAGCCCTGGCTCGAACCGATGCTGCCGAAGGGCGCGCTGACCGACGGCACGATCGCCGTTGCGGGCAGCCTGTTGCTCTTCATCCTGCCCGACGGCACCGGGCGGCCGCTGCTGCTCTGGAAGGAAGCCGACCGCGCGCCATGGGGCGTCATTATGATGTTCGGCGGCGGCCTCGCGCTCGCCGCCGCGATTACCGCAAGCGGGCTCGCCGCCTGGCTCGGCGCGGTGCTCGCACCGCTCGGCAGCGTGCCGACGATCGTCCTCGCCGCCACCATCGTCGCGCTCACCATCCTGATCACCGAGTTCGCGAGCAACGTCGCGACCGCGAGCGGGATCATGCCCGTGCTCGCGGCGCTGATCGCGGCGACCGGCGTCGATCCGGTCCTGCTTGCGCTTCCCGTTGCGATGGCGGCGAGCTGGGGCTTCATGCTGCCGTCGGGAACCGGTCCGAATGCGCTTGCGTGGGCGACGGGCCATATCGCGCTGCCGCGCATATTGAAGGCGGGGTTCGCGCTCGACATTATCGGCGTTCCGCTGCTGATCGGGGTGATCTGGTCCATCGCGATGATCGGATGA